The window GATTCGCGATCCAACAGGCATCTTCTACTGAGGGTGAACATTTTAAAAGGCAGAAATCGTCAGATGACGATTTAGTAACGATCCAGTGCTGCAGCTGTACAGTTAAGATCAGTATAATAATCTATAATGTTCGATTCAAAAGTATTTTCGTTGTTAGTCGTGTTATTAATTAAGAGTCAAACACACTGTGCACCTATAGAGAACATGTTAACAGATGTGTTGATATTTGATAGAGATCCTGATACTGTAACGCAAGAGCTACCAGACCCAACGAAACGAATCAAAATACCAGCAATATCAGAAAATGATGCTGAGGTAATGAAAAATGTTCACGAGCTCAGACAACAACGCTAATCTGAAATGGTTCTTTATTTCTAGGCACTGCTCGGCAATCTGGGTTTTAACGAAACTGAAAGCACCGATGAGTTTGGTGTTTCCTCAAGATTCAGCTTTGGTCAAGGCATCTCACTTGAAGAAATGTTCCGAAACTACCAACGATCGGTTGGTTTGAATGAAACGGGAAAGCTAGACGATGACACCAAATTGTCCATGGCAGCCCCTCGCTGTGGAACACGGAATTTGGCCAAACGCGGCGATGACTCAAAGTGGAATAAACGGTTGATAACCTATATAATCCGAGACTATCCGGCCGGTGCGTCCCCTACGTCCGTTCAGAACTTGTTGAAACGGGCATTCAATGAGTGGAGTAAAGTGACCAATTTGGACTTTTTGGAAACCAAAGAACGCGAAGCAGACATCGAGGTCAACTTTGGTGGAACATCGCACAGCAGACGAGACAGGCGTTGCTCGTTCGATAGTCCAACCATTATGGCGCATGCTTACTTTCCCGAGGATGGCGATCTGCACTTCAACTCGAAGTACTTTTTCGATAACGTGGAATACCTCGAGGATTTTCTGGACACAGCGATGCACGAAATTGGCCATTCTCTGGGGTTGGAGCACACAAATACCAAGGGTGCTCTGATGCATCCCACCGACATGAATCGGTACACGAAACCACAGCCGGACGATGTCAGGGtgtgtattcaaattaattgtaaatataaaattattcaacgcattcttttttacattttaacaACATAATATATAAGTTAGAAATACTTACGAGTCAACCATAAACAGAATAAAGCAAACAATTAACAAAGTCATCCTTTTTTCCTGTTTTAGAGGATACAAAAACTATACGGAGCACGACGTGGCGGCAGAGCCATCGAAGACAATGCGGCACCACGGTTGTGCACTGTCAAAAAGTACGACGGCATCGTGGACGATATCACCGGAGATTGGTTTATCCTGTCTGGCAAATACTACTTCCAACCGGAAAGCAGCAATCCCACCGGTAAGCTGATTTCCAGCAAATGGCCCGGCCTGACCGGTGACATCGACGCTGCGTTCCGGTATCCCGATGGGAGGACGTACTTCTTCAAGGGTGATCGCTTCTGGCGGTACCGAGGTAGCCGACTGGAAGTTGGCtatccgcggaaaatctccgaAGGTTTCCCAGGACTGCCGAACAATATTGATGCAGCGTTTGTTGATTCGAAGAGCAAAATTTTTGCGGTGAAGCACAACACCTATTGGGTGTACGATTCGGATGCTGACAGCACGCCGTCCTTTAGGATAAGCTCTCTCGGTTTACCGAGCAATGTTGATGCCGCTATTAATACTGGAAAATCGTTCATCGCGTTCAAAGGGAAACATTTCTATCGGTTTCAGAATGGGAAATTCACTGAGTTTGTAAATAAATGGATGATTTGCTGATAAGAATATGATTGCGTAATACTGTTAAATCATAATTGATAATCTCACGTAGAGCTGTGGCATTGTTGAAACTATGTGAGGTATGCATTAGCACTTATGACCTATATTTCATCGTAAGCTTTCTGTAGTGGATAAGATTAGAATGAGAAGTTGTTGCAAAATACCACTGAGATTATTACCTTGTAACAATATGTACTCATTTATTGATTCATTTTGATCAGCGTGTATAGGGCTATCTTGTGCTCCATGGTAACGCAAAGGTGTTTTCGGTTTTTCGTTCGTGTTGGAACGAATCGATAACAGAGTTCAGTTTGCagagtattgttgcgacgaacggtcgagctTGAAAACCTCGTCCGGGTCACGACAATTGCATGATTCAGTCAAGTTGAGGAGAAATGGAAGGAAGCAATGCTAGTGGGACTCCATTCCTGATTGCAACCaagaacattttttcaattttcaactgGTTCTTAAAAGTAAATAGAACTAAACaatgaaaaaacaaattttaaaaatctttaatgTAATGTGTCTGATAGAGACATAAAAATGTCGAATAATATATTAATTAAAAATATGcctctgaactaaaatctagagtctaaagGTTCGGAAGTCCCCATTTGAGAGTCGTAAAGGACTTCTTTCCAATAAGCTGAGTAGCTCCGGTGCAAAAGGCTGGGAAACCTTCTTCAAGAAGCGTGGATTCCTCATTCTAAGATGctagagactcgaaagcctcctttcaaaaggttagAAAGCATTTTTCCAAAAGGAttggaacctcctttcaagagagagaAGATAGCGAAACAAGATTCAACTTCTTTTTCATATAGAATCGCAAACGGTCGAAACAATATCCCGCTGAAATCTCCTTCAGAGATACTTGTtcgtagattttttttgaaaatgtacatagggggaaagacggctttggcaggttttgttctattattggcagggggtttttgtcgaccgaattttatgaaatttggccacaatgttctttgatatgcaaagaatgtttaggccaaatttgagcctactcagtcataaaaaaagccctgccaataatagaacaaaacctggcaAAGCCGTCATTGCCCCTAGTACTAACACGCAACTGTTCTCACCACATAAATCTTCCGCTCTTTGACATAACCCAGCAAGATGTGTCATCCGTGCTGAAAAAAACTAGATGTATCGAAGGGTTCGGGAACAGATAATATTCCACCGCTGTTCTTAAGAGAGTGTGCTGAATCCCTACAAATGCTACTGACAATGATTTTCAACATATCTTCAACATATCAGCTCTACTTTCCCAAAGCTGTGGAAGACTGCCTCAATCTGCCTGATTTGTAAAACCGGCTTGAGTCATGCTATTGAAAATGACTGTGGCAATTCAATACTATGCTGCTTGGCTAAGGTTTTCGCAGAAATTGTGTCCTGTGGACCGCCTATAAACCAATTATATCAGAGTTTCAACACAGATTTTTCAGGTAAAGATCTTCAACAACGAACCGGCGTTTACAAGCTTTCTGTCATTATAAATTAAAAGTGGACACCAAGTGGATGCCATGTATTTCGATTCTCCAAAGCATTAATTTAATAAGGTGCCACATGTCTCTGCTATTGCTAAGCTCAGATATTTGGGCTTTCCGTTTTGGATCACCAAGTGGTTACGCTCTTACTTGTCAGGGCGTTTTTCaacctccttgcaagaggcacAAAAACCTCCTTACAAGATGctcgggagccttctttcaaaagggtcGGGGACTATGTTCAAGGGTTTAACGACACCTCCCCAGACCACTGCGAGTTGTGGAACTTGCTTAGGGTGAGGTCCCTAgcaacatttttagttttataacgctcttcaaGACCATTAtgtactctacaagagtgccataaaaccattataaaaagaaataaaaagagatgatgatgcctttctcgattcacgGGAGGTAATGTTATCAAGCCGACTTTATTTATATTACCCAAGATTCATGCtcttatagacgaatccaagtaaaaataagaagaagacacacgacggtattaactttgacagatcctacagctcagcatagggagatcattttaaaatgcttataataaattctagacaaaatgtaattaaaatctaattgatgtatgatacggaaaaagttccgaactgtatgatagatacatttttggaaaaaatacaaaaaaaatgagataagcttccaaatATGGAATTcgaaactttttccgtaccgtacatcaatcagattttaattacaatttgtctagaatttattataagcattttaaaatgatctccctatgctgagctgtaggatctgtcaaagttaacaccgtcgtgtgtcttcttcttatttttacttggattcgtctattcaactgataaacgcaataTACCTGCGTGAAAATGTGCTTTGACTCGGTTTGTTGACAACCACTTAAGTACGCAGGCAGTGCAAgagatttttcttttgcccaatgaAGTAGTTTTTGGAATGGACTTACCTATTTTCGCACATTAGATGAACGGATAACAATCACACTATTTTAGCATTCATATTGAATTCAAAATAGTCACAATTAGTATAGTGACACaatcaaccaaaaaaaaattgaacaatatTAGAACACGATTTTCACTtgaagcagcacattataattgcctaccttaaggaCATAgctggaagagtaccacgatggcagtcaatatggcaccggaccttccacgggtcaaccccacacctcccgcactcctctcccaccaacattcgaatgcatcgaacagcatcgaacaaaagtttaatattcagattactaacctgttcacagtatATTTATGTATGTCGTCGTCTCCATGTTTCTGCTGCAGCAAGGAACCCCTTAAAACCTTACTGCAGTAGAATGGCGAGACGACTATCTGCGATCAACTGGCTTGGCGATGTCAGATGAGCACTCGGCTAAAAGAAGCCCGGCTGCCGCTGCTGATGAACTGAAAGTCGAATGGGCGCTCGGCTAAGTGAGCCTCGGCCCGACTGCTGCTGGTAGACGCCGGATAGGCGTTCGGCTGAGCAAGCCTCGTCCCGGCTGCTGGTGGTGGAATGGAAGTTGGATGGGCGTTCGGCTAAACAAGCCTCCTCCCGACTGCTGCTGATGGGCGCCGTCTAGGCGTTCGGCTGAACAAGCCTCGTCCCGGCTGCTGCTGGTGGACGCCGGATAGGCGTTCGGCTGGGCAAGCCTCGTCCCGGCTGCCGCTACTGCTGAAGGAAGTCGTATGCGTGTGCCTCGATGCTGCTCTCCTGAGCTGTTGCTTCCTCTGCGTCTGCCGAAATTCTCCACGATTCTcaataatcaattttttttttttttttcaataaattcatttttattcttatttttttgacTTTTAACAATAATTTTACATGGCAAGTGGTTGACCGAAGGGCCCTTCAACTttgattttgaacattttgtttttgttatagAATTGGGTAGTATTTTTATGATTATATCTATTTTATCCTTTATAAggaattgattgattttgaatttgataacctaactactatgtacactaatatttacaatacaaatttgataacctagattggaactagcgccctaattgcaccctgatccgaatgcaagcaacggaccctaaacttttctttacactcaccaaagcgttcatataaggtttttattccggccagacggtggacctcggatgttcttgtcctgggaggggtgttgaggatcatcctcaggaatttgttttggacccgttgaagtttgaggtggtgggttttagcgcagctctcccagaccggcatgccatattcgatcacagggaggatgatttgcttgtagacagcaagcttatttttcagggacaatgacgaccggcggttgatcaaagggtacagtagtttcaacaagacgttacactttgtcaccgttttgtcaacctgctgcctgaaaataagcttgctgtcgagggtcaagccaaggtagtcggcctcattggcccattccacagtcgtgccattgaggatgattttacagtccccaggcggaacaagtttaggggatttggagtgggggaaaatgatgacctgggtcttcgccgcgttgatacagatcttccagctggtgaggtactctgtcagggcatccaggcctcgttggagttttgccactagcgctctgatcactctaccgttgtagacgatggatgtgtcatctgcgaacagagacagaatgccgccttctggaggttctggcatgtcggaggtgaacagattgaaaagcaggggcccgaggatactgccctggggaacgcctgcgacgatgttgtgcgcattggaactcgctccgctgattgagacccggaatgtccttgccgacaggtaattgttgatgattttcaccaggtagctgggaagattgtagcgttgtggtttgtacaccaggccatcatgccatacattgtcaaatgccttctcgacatcgagtaaggccatggcggatgttttcgagacgaacttgttccgtctgaggacgttggtaactcgggtcagttggtgtacagttgaccgaccgcgtcggaaaccaaactgttcctcgagcaagatgttgagattttcggcagactcaagtaaccgatgatgaatagcttttcgaatagcttggataatcctgagagaaggctgatgggtcgataacttttggggaggaaggatccttcccaggcttccggatggggatgactttcgctgacttccaggacgatgggaagtagctaagccggagacactgattaaagatcagcgagaggtgctcaaagaacggagcactcatgtgtttgagctcgagattcaggatgctgtcgaagcctggggccttcatgttcttcgacgatttgatataggccgtcaattcgtcagctgagatctccaactcctccgagaagtcgttgggaatcaaatggatgttgttagcatgctcgttgacggttgcttcatgtggactgacgatgttctgcccaagattgtgtgagctgacgaagtgacgacctatttcagcgaccttctctgcaggagttatcaagcgatccttagagccattattgtctagtggatcaaaggtggaatgggccgaggcttggattttagaattttggtcattttccagaacggcttagcatgatctgggagagtgcggatcttattcgagaagtcgttatttttgaggtccaccattctggccttgataatttttgtgattcgattgcagcgtgccttaagctcaggcagtccagtacgctgaaactgcctgcgagtgacattccgcaatcgaatcaaatctttggtgagtgtatcgatgtttaaggagttgcttacctgccgagccgtcgatacgtgttgctctcgggccgccgtgatcgcctcctcgatagcgcacagctggcgg is drawn from Armigeres subalbatus isolate Guangzhou_Male unplaced genomic scaffold, GZ_Asu_2 Contig736, whole genome shotgun sequence and contains these coding sequences:
- the LOC134204600 gene encoding 72 kDa type IV collagenase-like, with the translated sequence MFDSKVFSLLVVLLIKSQTHCAPIENMLTDVLIFDRDPDTVTQELPDPTKRIKIPAISENDAEALLGNLGFNETESTDEFGVSSRFSFGQGISLEEMFRNYQRSVGLNETGKLDDDTKLSMAAPRCGTRNLAKRGDDSKWNKRLITYIIRDYPAGASPTSVQNLLKRAFNEWSKVTNLDFLETKEREADIEVNFGGTSHSRRDRRCSFDSPTIMAHAYFPEDGDLHFNSKYFFDNVEYLEDFLDTAMHEIGHSLGLEHTNTKGALMHPTDMNRYTKPQPDDVRRIQKLYGARRGGRAIEDNAAPRLCTVKKYDGIVDDITGDWFILSGKYYFQPESSNPTGKLISSKWPGLTGDIDAAFRYPDGRTYFFKGDRFWRYRGSRLEVGYPRKISEGFPGLPNNIDAAFVDSKSKIFAVKHNTYWVYDSDADSTPSFRISSLGLPSNVDAAINTGKSFIAFKGKHFYRFQNGKFTEFVNKWMIC